The proteins below come from a single Nocardioides eburneiflavus genomic window:
- the gmk gene encoding guanylate kinase, with amino-acid sequence MAPQSGNATTRSRLIVLAGPTAVGKGTVAAAVRETHPEVWISVSATTRAPRPGEENGVHYWFVSDEEFDAMVAKGDLLEWAVVHKAARYGTPRGPVDLALASGHPAMLEIDLQGARQVRETMPEALFVFLKPPSWDELVRRLVGRGTETETERERRLETARAELAAESEFDVTIVNHEVHAAADELVALMVGPVSTRSD; translated from the coding sequence ATCGCCCCGCAGTCGGGCAACGCCACCACGCGCTCGCGGCTGATCGTCCTGGCGGGCCCGACCGCCGTCGGCAAGGGGACCGTCGCCGCCGCCGTTCGAGAGACGCACCCCGAGGTGTGGATCTCCGTGTCCGCGACGACCCGCGCCCCACGCCCCGGTGAGGAGAACGGCGTCCACTACTGGTTCGTCTCCGACGAGGAGTTCGACGCGATGGTCGCCAAGGGAGACCTCCTCGAGTGGGCCGTGGTCCACAAGGCCGCCCGCTACGGCACGCCCCGCGGTCCGGTCGACCTCGCTCTCGCCTCCGGTCATCCCGCGATGCTCGAGATCGACCTCCAGGGCGCGCGACAGGTCCGCGAGACGATGCCGGAGGCGCTGTTCGTCTTCCTCAAGCCGCCGTCGTGGGACGAGCTCGTACGCCGCCTCGTCGGCCGCGGCACCGAGACCGAGACGGAGCGCGAGCGCCGGCTCGAGACCGCGCGCGCCGAGCTGGCGGCCGAGAGCGAGTTCGACGTGACCATCGTCAACCACGAAGTTCACGCTGCAGCCGACGAGTTGGTAGCCTTGATGGTTGGACCTGTTTCCACCCGATCTGACTAG
- a CDS encoding primosomal protein N', with translation MTQREAPEADMLPGLRAAVDDARAKAAATRRRKAAAWEPAATDPVARVLVDIALAHLDRPFDYAVPASMADAAVPGARVKVRFAGQDVDGFVVERASTSDHTGSLRPLRRVVSPEPVLAPEIARLSQTLARRYAGARSDVLRLAVPPRHATTEKVPSPARTPAPLLASPTTWSEVEHAGAFLRHLTTGGAPRAVWSAAPADDWPAMVAEAVAATYAGGRGALVCVPDRRDVARVDAALTSVLPGHHHVCLTADGGPAARYRDFLAISRGARRIVVGTRSAGFAPVHDLGLVVLWDDGDDLHAEPRAPYPHTREVLLARAEQQGTAALLGGVARTPEAQQLVTTGWAHELTVPRAVLRHRARVEAVPAEDRSVGTRIPRAAYDAVRRGLTTGPVLVQTPRAGYAASLACDTCRAPARCSACTGPLAQAGPAQPPRCRWCGHDEAAWACATCGARGLRAPVRGEARTAEELGRMFAGTTVRSSSGDRVLDRVGPAADIVVATVGAEPVADEGYAAVVLLDTWLTLARDDLRVAEEALRRWLNAAALVRTGGHVVAVGDPAHPALQALVRWDPAGFARREVDERAQAHLPPAARMATVTGDLGALDDVLHLLDLPQGAEVLGPVPVDEEHRVLLRVPAPAGEALSHSLGDLQRLRSARKLDPVRIQVDPLSI, from the coding sequence ATGACGCAGCGCGAGGCCCCGGAAGCAGACATGCTCCCGGGGCTTCGCGCCGCCGTCGACGACGCCCGCGCCAAGGCCGCCGCCACCCGACGTCGCAAAGCTGCCGCGTGGGAGCCGGCAGCGACGGACCCGGTGGCGCGCGTGCTCGTCGACATCGCGCTGGCCCATCTCGACCGCCCCTTCGACTACGCCGTCCCGGCGTCGATGGCCGACGCTGCGGTCCCGGGTGCTCGCGTCAAGGTCCGGTTCGCAGGCCAGGACGTAGACGGCTTCGTGGTCGAGCGGGCGAGCACGTCCGACCACACCGGCTCCCTGCGGCCCCTGCGCCGCGTGGTGAGCCCCGAGCCGGTGCTCGCGCCCGAGATCGCCCGGTTGAGCCAGACCCTCGCCCGCCGGTACGCCGGAGCCCGGTCCGACGTGCTCCGGCTCGCGGTGCCACCGCGGCACGCCACCACTGAGAAGGTGCCCTCCCCGGCTCGCACCCCGGCCCCCCTCCTGGCGAGCCCCACGACCTGGTCGGAGGTCGAGCACGCCGGGGCCTTCCTGCGCCACCTCACCACCGGCGGCGCACCGCGGGCCGTCTGGTCCGCGGCCCCGGCGGACGACTGGCCCGCCATGGTGGCGGAGGCCGTCGCAGCCACGTACGCCGGCGGTCGAGGGGCACTCGTCTGCGTCCCGGACCGACGTGACGTCGCCCGCGTCGACGCGGCTCTGACGTCGGTGCTGCCGGGCCACCATCATGTTTGCCTCACCGCCGACGGCGGTCCCGCGGCTCGCTACCGCGACTTCCTGGCCATCTCCCGCGGGGCGCGCCGCATCGTCGTAGGCACCCGCTCGGCGGGGTTCGCGCCCGTGCACGACCTGGGGCTGGTCGTGCTCTGGGACGACGGCGACGACCTGCACGCCGAGCCGCGTGCTCCCTACCCCCACACCCGCGAGGTGCTGCTGGCCCGCGCCGAGCAGCAGGGCACGGCTGCGCTCCTCGGCGGGGTGGCGCGCACCCCCGAGGCCCAGCAGCTGGTGACGACCGGCTGGGCCCACGAGCTGACGGTGCCGCGGGCCGTTCTGCGCCACCGGGCGCGGGTCGAGGCCGTGCCCGCCGAGGACCGTTCGGTCGGCACCCGCATCCCGCGGGCGGCCTACGACGCGGTCCGGCGTGGCCTCACGACGGGCCCGGTCCTCGTCCAGACCCCCCGGGCCGGCTACGCCGCGTCGCTGGCCTGCGACACCTGTCGGGCGCCGGCTCGCTGCTCGGCGTGCACGGGCCCGCTCGCGCAGGCCGGCCCCGCCCAGCCGCCACGGTGCCGCTGGTGCGGCCACGACGAGGCGGCCTGGGCGTGCGCGACCTGCGGGGCCCGGGGCCTCCGGGCCCCGGTGCGCGGCGAGGCGCGTACAGCTGAGGAGCTGGGCCGGATGTTCGCCGGCACCACCGTGCGCAGCTCCAGCGGCGATCGCGTGCTGGACCGCGTCGGGCCGGCCGCCGACATCGTCGTGGCCACGGTCGGCGCGGAGCCTGTCGCCGACGAGGGCTACGCCGCCGTCGTCCTGCTCGACACCTGGCTCACCCTGGCGCGCGACGACCTGCGCGTCGCCGAGGAGGCGCTGCGACGCTGGCTCAACGCGGCGGCGCTCGTCCGGACCGGCGGCCACGTCGTCGCGGTCGGCGACCCCGCCCACCCGGCGCTCCAGGCTCTCGTGCGCTGGGACCCGGCCGGGTTCGCCCGACGTGAGGTGGACGAGCGCGCCCAGGCCCACCTGCCGCCGGCGGCGCGGATGGCGACCGTGACCGGCGACCTCGGTGCCCTCGACGACGTCCTCCACCTCCTCGACCTGCCCCAGGGCGCGGAGGTCCTGGGCCCGGTGCCGGTGGACGAGGAGCACCGGGTGCTCCTCCGCGTGCCGGCTCCGGCGGGTGAGGCCCTGTCCCACTCGCTCGGTGACCTCCAGCGGCTGCGCTCGGCCCGCAAGCTCGACCCAGTCCGCATCCAGGTCGACCCGCTCAGCATCTAG
- the rpoZ gene encoding DNA-directed RNA polymerase subunit omega yields the protein MASPTIAAEGVTNPSIDDLLSKTDSKYKLVLYSAQRARQINAYYSQLGEGLLEYVGPLVDTHVQEKPLSIALREINDDLLTCEDIDPAAEAAAAEAAAGDATE from the coding sequence GTGGCTTCTCCCACCATCGCCGCCGAGGGCGTCACCAACCCCTCGATCGACGACCTGCTCAGCAAGACCGACAGCAAGTACAAGCTCGTGCTCTACAGCGCACAGCGTGCCCGCCAGATCAACGCCTACTACTCGCAGCTCGGCGAGGGCCTCCTGGAGTACGTCGGCCCGCTGGTCGACACCCACGTCCAGGAGAAGCCGCTCTCGATCGCCCTGCGCGAGATCAACGACGACCTCCTGACCTGCGAGGACATCGACCCCGCCGCCGAGGCCGCCGCCGCCGAGGCTGCTGCCGGCGACGCCACGGAGTGA
- a CDS encoding dihydroorotate dehydrogenase electron transfer subunit, translating into MPEERGTPAGPVHVEGEVVATKRVGAYRHLTLAAPGIPERFRAGSFVAVTVAGHVARRALWVHRVRGSSAFGPTLDVVVQVQGSGTAWLAAQPVGTRIAITGPLGRAFALPKEAVSCLLVGEGYAAAPLFPLAERLRERGCAVSLVVSAPDEAHLLSALEARRSARSVTVLTADGSVGQRGGVPDHVDELLRRSDADVVYAAGPAVVLRSAAAAAERAGAWSQVAVEVPTPCGTGLCHGCPLPVVGEDGVDRVVRACTEGPVVRGDRVRWDHL; encoded by the coding sequence ATGCCTGAGGAGCGGGGCACGCCGGCCGGGCCGGTCCACGTGGAGGGGGAGGTCGTCGCCACCAAGCGGGTGGGCGCCTACCGCCACCTCACGCTGGCCGCGCCGGGCATCCCGGAGCGCTTCCGGGCCGGCAGCTTCGTCGCGGTCACCGTCGCGGGCCACGTCGCCCGCCGGGCGCTGTGGGTGCATCGCGTACGCGGCTCCAGCGCCTTCGGGCCCACCCTCGACGTGGTGGTCCAGGTGCAGGGGAGCGGCACCGCCTGGCTGGCCGCACAGCCCGTGGGGACCAGGATCGCGATCACCGGTCCGCTCGGTCGCGCCTTCGCGCTGCCCAAGGAAGCGGTGTCCTGCCTGCTCGTCGGCGAGGGCTACGCCGCCGCGCCGCTCTTCCCGCTCGCAGAGCGCCTGCGCGAGCGCGGCTGTGCCGTCTCGCTCGTCGTCTCCGCGCCCGACGAGGCCCACCTGCTGTCCGCGCTCGAGGCCCGGCGCTCCGCCCGTTCGGTCACCGTCCTCACTGCCGACGGCTCCGTCGGCCAGCGCGGGGGCGTGCCCGACCACGTCGACGAGCTCCTCCGCCGCAGCGACGCCGACGTCGTCTACGCCGCCGGACCGGCGGTGGTCCTGCGGAGCGCCGCCGCCGCAGCCGAGCGCGCGGGCGCCTGGAGCCAGGTCGCCGTGGAGGTCCCGACGCCCTGCGGCACCGGGCTCTGCCACGGCTGCCCGCTGCCCGTGGTCGGCGAGGACGGCGTCGACCGCGTCGTACGCGCCTGCACCGAGGGCCCCGTCGTCCGCGGCGACCGAGTCCGCTGGGACCACCTGTGA
- the metK gene encoding methionine adenosyltransferase, producing MAGRLFTSESVTEGHPDKIADRISDSVLDHLMAEDPDRANLRVAVETLLTTGLVVVAGEVRTTAYAPVADIVRKAILEIGYDSSEKGFDGTTCGVQVAIGAQSSDIAAGVDAGHESRVGSSEDELDKRGAGDQGLMFGYACDDTPELMPLPITIAQRLAQRLTEVRKDGTLDYLRPDGKTQVTIEYDQDDRPVRIDTVVLSTQHDPGIEHAALEADIKQHVIDPVLAAFDIPSEGYRMLVNPTGTFVIGGPMGDAGLTGRKIIVDTYGGMARHGGGAFSGKDPSKVDRSAAYAMRWVAKNVVAAGLARRCEAQVAYAIGKAAPVGVFIETFGTGVVPDEKIQDAVLEVFDLRPAAIIRDLDLLRPIYAKTSAYGHFGRELAEFTWETTDRADKLKAAAGI from the coding sequence GTGGCTGGACGCCTCTTCACCTCCGAGTCGGTGACCGAGGGTCACCCGGACAAGATCGCCGACCGGATCAGCGACTCCGTCCTCGACCACCTCATGGCTGAGGACCCCGACCGCGCCAACCTGCGCGTGGCCGTCGAGACGCTGCTCACCACCGGGCTGGTCGTCGTGGCCGGCGAGGTCCGCACCACGGCGTACGCCCCGGTCGCCGACATCGTGCGCAAGGCGATCCTCGAGATCGGCTACGACTCCTCGGAGAAGGGCTTCGACGGCACGACCTGCGGCGTGCAGGTCGCCATCGGCGCCCAGTCCAGCGACATCGCCGCCGGCGTCGACGCCGGCCACGAGTCCCGCGTGGGCTCCTCGGAGGACGAGCTCGACAAGCGAGGCGCCGGGGACCAGGGGCTGATGTTCGGCTACGCCTGCGACGACACCCCCGAGCTGATGCCGCTCCCGATCACCATCGCCCAGCGGCTCGCCCAGAGGCTGACCGAGGTCCGCAAGGACGGCACGCTCGACTACCTCCGTCCCGACGGCAAGACCCAGGTCACCATCGAGTACGACCAGGACGACCGTCCGGTGCGAATCGACACCGTGGTGCTCTCCACCCAGCACGACCCCGGGATCGAGCACGCCGCGCTCGAGGCCGACATCAAGCAGCACGTCATCGACCCCGTCCTCGCGGCCTTCGACATCCCGTCCGAGGGCTACCGGATGCTGGTCAACCCGACCGGCACCTTCGTCATCGGCGGCCCCATGGGCGACGCCGGCCTCACCGGTCGCAAGATCATCGTCGACACCTACGGCGGCATGGCCCGCCACGGCGGCGGCGCCTTCTCCGGCAAGGACCCCTCCAAGGTCGACCGCTCGGCCGCCTACGCCATGCGGTGGGTCGCCAAGAACGTCGTCGCGGCAGGCCTCGCCCGGCGCTGCGAGGCCCAGGTCGCCTACGCCATCGGCAAGGCCGCCCCGGTCGGTGTGTTCATCGAGACCTTCGGGACGGGCGTGGTCCCGGACGAGAAGATCCAGGACGCGGTGCTCGAGGTCTTCGACCTGCGCCCCGCCGCGATCATCCGCGACCTCGACCTGCTGCGCCCGATCTACGCCAAGACGTCGGCCTACGGCCACTTCGGTCGCGAGCTCGCCGAGTTCACGTGGGAGACCACCGACCGCGCCGACAAGCTGAAGGCCGCCGCCGGCATCTGA
- the def gene encoding peptide deformylase yields MAVQPIRLFGDPVLRQRAVEVDDFDKEVRQLVTDLTDTMLAAPGAGLAAPQIGVGLRVFTWNVEGQVGHLVNPTLELSDDTQDGAEGCLSLPELTYDCLRALSVVATGFDMHGEPLRIEASELLARAMQHETDHLDGILFIDRLDTAARKAAMKEIRESEWFGLEKPTVRVSPHATHGFAR; encoded by the coding sequence GTGGCCGTCCAGCCCATCCGCCTCTTCGGCGACCCGGTCCTGCGCCAGCGCGCGGTGGAGGTCGACGACTTCGACAAGGAGGTCCGTCAGCTCGTCACGGACCTCACCGACACGATGCTGGCCGCGCCGGGAGCAGGCCTCGCTGCACCCCAGATCGGGGTCGGCCTGCGGGTGTTCACCTGGAACGTGGAGGGCCAGGTCGGCCACCTCGTCAACCCGACGCTCGAGCTCTCCGACGACACCCAGGACGGCGCCGAGGGCTGCCTGTCCCTGCCCGAGCTCACCTACGACTGCCTGCGGGCCCTGTCGGTCGTCGCGACCGGGTTCGACATGCACGGCGAGCCCCTGCGGATCGAGGCCTCCGAGCTGCTCGCCCGCGCCATGCAGCACGAGACCGACCACCTCGACGGCATCCTCTTCATCGACCGGCTCGACACCGCCGCCCGCAAGGCCGCGATGAAGGAGATCCGCGAGTCCGAGTGGTTCGGCCTGGAGAAGCCCACCGTCAGGGTCAGCCCCCACGCCACCCATGGCTTCGCCCGATGA
- the coaBC gene encoding bifunctional phosphopantothenoylcysteine decarboxylase/phosphopantothenate--cysteine ligase CoaBC produces MTGRVVLGVSGGIAAYKACELLRRFTESGHDVTVVPTAAALEFVGAPTWAALSGKPVSSEVWSAVHEVPHVRIGQSADVVVVAPATADLLAKAAHGLADDLLTNTLLTARCPVVLAPAMHTEMWEHPATQANVETLRRRGVVVIEPAEGRLTGADTGKGRLPEPAEIFDLVRAVLDRGPDVRPDLAGRKVVVSAGGTREYLDPVRFLGNRSSGLQGYALARTAAARGAHVTLVSANVSLADPAGVSVVRVETTDQLREAVVAATATADAVVMAAAPADFRPVSMSDAKIKKADDGSAPPIELVQNPDILAEISHDRAREGAVVVGFAAETGDASGSVLDLGRAKLARKGCDLLVVNDVSGGAVFGSTDNEAVILGADGAVVEVPHGTKTALAHVVWDEVGRRFP; encoded by the coding sequence ATGACCGGAAGGGTCGTCCTGGGCGTCTCCGGTGGGATCGCGGCCTACAAGGCCTGCGAGCTGCTGCGCCGGTTCACCGAGTCGGGGCACGACGTCACCGTCGTGCCCACGGCTGCGGCCCTGGAGTTCGTGGGAGCGCCGACATGGGCGGCCCTGTCCGGCAAGCCGGTCTCGTCCGAGGTCTGGTCAGCCGTCCACGAGGTGCCGCACGTGCGGATCGGCCAGTCCGCCGACGTGGTCGTGGTGGCCCCGGCGACCGCCGACCTGCTCGCGAAGGCCGCCCACGGGCTCGCCGACGACCTCCTGACCAACACGCTCCTCACCGCGCGCTGCCCGGTCGTGCTCGCCCCGGCGATGCACACCGAGATGTGGGAGCACCCCGCCACCCAGGCCAACGTGGAGACGCTGCGGCGCCGCGGGGTCGTGGTCATCGAGCCCGCCGAGGGCAGGCTCACTGGGGCAGACACCGGCAAGGGCCGGCTCCCCGAGCCGGCCGAGATCTTCGACCTCGTCCGCGCGGTGCTCGACCGCGGACCGGACGTCCGCCCCGACCTCGCCGGCCGCAAGGTCGTGGTGTCCGCGGGCGGCACCCGGGAGTACCTCGACCCGGTGCGCTTCCTCGGCAACCGCTCGTCGGGCCTCCAGGGCTACGCACTGGCCCGTACGGCCGCCGCTCGCGGCGCCCACGTCACCCTCGTCAGTGCCAACGTCTCCCTCGCCGACCCGGCCGGGGTGAGCGTCGTACGCGTCGAGACGACCGACCAGCTGCGCGAGGCCGTGGTCGCGGCGACGGCCACCGCCGACGCGGTCGTGATGGCCGCGGCGCCGGCCGACTTCCGGCCCGTCTCCATGAGCGACGCCAAGATCAAGAAGGCCGACGACGGCTCGGCGCCGCCCATCGAGCTGGTGCAGAACCCCGACATCCTCGCCGAGATCTCCCACGACCGCGCTCGCGAGGGAGCGGTGGTGGTCGGCTTCGCCGCCGAGACCGGCGACGCCTCCGGCTCGGTCCTCGACCTCGGTCGGGCCAAGCTGGCCCGCAAGGGCTGCGACCTGCTCGTCGTCAACGACGTCAGCGGGGGAGCGGTCTTCGGCAGCACGGACAACGAGGCCGTCATCCTCGGGGCCGACGGGGCGGTCGTCGAGGTCCCGCACGGCACCAAGACCGCGCTGGCACACGTCGTCTGGGACGAGGTCGGACGGAGATTCCCCTGA
- a CDS encoding tRNA-dihydrouridine synthase, giving the protein MSAARLGSVPGPVMVAAGCGGTGRELLPYADQSGLDGLDLVTRSITLDARSGGPGPRVVEVPGGLVNAVGLPNPGLEHFLATELPWLVRAGARVFVSVAGATMGEYADLARRLSRAPGVAGLEVNVGAPDEAGAGLFEVREPYHAASVIAAVRREFPTDRPVLAKLRPDVSRIVEGARACHEAGATAVVVGNAVPAAFADGRPAGLSGPAISPIALRCVAEVHRALPDVPTIGCGGVHDLASARAFLDAGARGVQVGTALLNDPTTVARLRAVLLPDHLTTPEETP; this is encoded by the coding sequence GTGAGCGCCGCGCGGCTGGGCTCGGTGCCCGGGCCGGTGATGGTCGCCGCCGGGTGTGGCGGCACCGGCCGTGAGCTCCTGCCCTACGCCGACCAGTCCGGACTCGACGGACTCGACCTCGTCACCCGTTCGATCACCTTGGACGCCCGCAGCGGCGGGCCGGGGCCGCGGGTCGTGGAGGTCCCCGGCGGTCTCGTCAACGCCGTCGGCCTGCCCAACCCCGGGCTGGAGCACTTCCTCGCGACCGAGCTCCCGTGGCTGGTGCGCGCGGGGGCGCGGGTCTTCGTCTCCGTCGCCGGCGCGACGATGGGGGAGTACGCCGACCTGGCCCGCCGGCTCAGCCGCGCACCCGGCGTGGCCGGGCTCGAGGTCAACGTGGGCGCCCCGGACGAGGCGGGCGCAGGGCTCTTCGAGGTCCGCGAGCCCTACCACGCGGCCAGCGTCATCGCAGCCGTGCGACGTGAGTTCCCCACCGACCGGCCCGTCCTCGCCAAGCTGCGCCCCGACGTGTCCCGCATCGTCGAGGGTGCTCGCGCGTGCCACGAGGCGGGCGCCACTGCCGTGGTCGTCGGCAACGCGGTCCCGGCAGCCTTCGCGGACGGGCGCCCGGCTGGGCTCAGCGGCCCGGCGATCTCCCCGATCGCGCTGCGGTGCGTCGCAGAGGTGCACCGCGCGCTGCCGGACGTCCCGACCATCGGGTGTGGCGGCGTGCACGACCTCGCGTCGGCCCGCGCCTTCCTCGACGCCGGCGCGCGCGGCGTACAGGTCGGCACCGCGCTCCTGAACGACCCGACGACCGTGGCGCGCCTCCGTGCCGTGCTCCTGCCCGACCACCTGACCACACCCGAGGAGACCCCATGA
- the pyrF gene encoding orotidine-5'-phosphate decarboxylase yields MTPFGTRLAAAIEDRGRFCVGIDPHAALLHEWGLDDDVASLERFALTVVEAVAPVVGAVKPQSAFYERFGSRGIAVLERVVAESRAAGALVLMDAKRGDIGSTSQAYADAYLDPSSPLGSDAVTVSPYLGFGSLEPMVEAARRHGGGLFVLALTSNKEGPEVQHARNGEATVAGTMLAHLRAANAGAEPVGSFGAVVGATIGSTDEDLDINGPLLVPGYGAQGGTAADLERIFGAAARWALPSSSRDVLRAGPDRTALRDAARRGNDAVRGLGA; encoded by the coding sequence ATGACCCCGTTCGGCACCCGCCTCGCCGCCGCCATCGAGGACCGTGGCCGGTTCTGCGTCGGCATCGACCCCCACGCCGCACTGCTGCACGAGTGGGGGCTCGACGACGACGTCGCGTCCCTCGAGCGCTTCGCCCTCACGGTCGTGGAGGCCGTCGCACCCGTGGTCGGCGCGGTGAAGCCGCAGAGCGCCTTCTACGAGCGGTTCGGCAGCAGGGGGATCGCCGTCCTCGAGCGCGTGGTGGCCGAGTCGCGCGCCGCCGGCGCGCTGGTGCTGATGGACGCCAAGCGCGGCGACATCGGTTCCACGAGCCAGGCCTACGCCGACGCCTACCTCGACCCGTCGTCGCCCCTCGGCTCCGACGCCGTCACGGTCAGCCCCTATCTCGGCTTCGGCTCGCTCGAGCCGATGGTCGAGGCCGCCCGCCGGCACGGCGGTGGCCTGTTCGTGCTCGCGCTCACCTCCAACAAGGAGGGTCCCGAGGTCCAGCACGCCCGCAACGGCGAGGCCACGGTCGCCGGCACGATGCTGGCGCACCTGCGCGCCGCCAACGCCGGGGCCGAGCCCGTCGGCTCCTTCGGCGCGGTGGTGGGCGCGACCATCGGCAGCACCGACGAGGACCTCGACATCAACGGGCCGCTGCTCGTGCCGGGCTACGGCGCCCAGGGGGGCACCGCCGCGGACCTCGAGCGCATCTTCGGAGCCGCCGCCCGGTGGGCGCTGCCGAGCTCCTCGCGCGACGTGCTGCGCGCCGGGCCGGACAGGACGGCGCTGCGCGACGCTGCGCGCCGAGGCAACGACGCCGTCCGGGGCCTGGGCGCGTGA
- the mihF gene encoding integration host factor, actinobacterial type — protein sequence MALPPLTPEQRQAALDKAAASRRERAEVKNRLKNSGGSIVDVLHEGQTNEVIGKMRVVELLQSVPGLGRVRARQVMERLGIAESRRVRGLGVKQVAALEREFGPDAS from the coding sequence GTGGCCTTGCCCCCACTGACGCCCGAGCAGCGCCAGGCAGCCCTCGACAAGGCCGCGGCCTCCCGACGCGAGCGGGCCGAGGTGAAGAACCGCCTCAAGAACTCCGGCGGCTCGATCGTCGACGTGCTGCACGAGGGCCAGACCAACGAGGTCATCGGCAAGATGCGCGTCGTCGAGCTCCTCCAGTCGGTGCCCGGCCTCGGTCGCGTCCGTGCCCGGCAGGTCATGGAGCGGCTCGGCATCGCCGAGAGCCGGCGTGTCCGCGGGCTCGGCGTCAAGCAGGTCGCCGCGCTCGAGCGTGAGTTCGGCCCCGACGCCTCGTGA
- a CDS encoding quinone-dependent dihydroorotate dehydrogenase — translation MRPYDVVFEQALTRVDPERIHHAAFAAIRAAAPLTGRLVRVPSAPVHALGLTFPHPLGLAAGFDKNAVGIDGLAALGFGHVEIGTVTGEAQPGNPQPRLFRLTGDRAIVNRMGFNNDGAEVVARRLAAWRSGGGSTILGVNIGKSKVVPEEEAAGDYEKSSGLLAPYADYLVVNVSSPNTPGLRDLQAVEKLAPILAAVRRRADEVRPDHRVPLLVKIAPDLSDDDVLAVADLALASGLDGIIATNTTISRDGLTTPASTVAGIGAGGLSGRPLAQRSEDVVRTLRRRVGPDLALIGVGGITTVDDARRRLAAGADLIQGYTAFVYEGPLWPRRMVKGIVRGLATDA, via the coding sequence GTGCGGCCCTACGACGTCGTCTTCGAGCAGGCCCTGACCCGGGTCGACCCCGAGCGCATCCACCACGCCGCGTTCGCGGCGATCCGGGCGGCGGCGCCCCTGACGGGTCGGCTCGTCCGGGTCCCGTCGGCGCCGGTCCACGCGCTGGGCCTGACCTTCCCGCACCCGCTCGGGCTGGCGGCCGGCTTCGACAAGAACGCTGTCGGCATCGACGGGCTCGCCGCGCTCGGCTTCGGCCACGTCGAGATCGGCACGGTCACCGGGGAGGCGCAGCCGGGGAACCCGCAGCCGCGGCTGTTCCGGCTCACCGGCGACCGCGCGATCGTCAACCGGATGGGCTTCAACAACGACGGCGCCGAGGTGGTGGCACGCCGGCTCGCCGCGTGGCGCTCGGGCGGTGGCTCGACGATCCTCGGTGTCAACATCGGCAAGTCCAAGGTCGTGCCGGAGGAGGAGGCCGCCGGCGACTACGAGAAGTCCTCCGGCCTGCTCGCGCCCTACGCCGACTACCTCGTCGTCAACGTGTCGTCGCCCAACACCCCGGGGCTGCGCGACCTGCAGGCGGTGGAGAAGCTCGCACCGATCCTCGCCGCCGTACGTCGTCGCGCCGACGAGGTGCGCCCCGACCACCGGGTGCCGCTGCTGGTCAAGATCGCACCCGACCTCAGCGACGACGACGTCCTGGCGGTGGCCGACCTCGCCCTGGCCAGCGGCCTCGACGGCATCATCGCCACCAACACCACGATCAGTCGCGACGGGCTCACGACGCCAGCGTCGACCGTCGCGGGCATCGGCGCCGGCGGGCTCAGCGGACGCCCGCTCGCCCAGCGCTCGGAGGACGTCGTACGGACGCTGCGCCGGCGCGTCGGACCGGACCTGGCGCTCATCGGCGTCGGTGGCATCACGACCGTCGACGACGCCCGGCGGCGACTCGCGGCCGGGGCCGACCTGATCCAGGGCTACACCGCCTTCGTCTACGAGGGCCCGCTGTGGCCACGGAGAATGGTCAAGGGCATCGTCCGGGGGCTCGCCACGGATGCCTGA